The DNA region TACCATGACACGGGATCATTACCGACTGATCGACCTTCTTTTTCCGGAGCACTCCGGCAAGGTGCGTCTCCTGGGAGAGTTCACCAAGATCGGCGGCGACGTGCCAGATCCGATCGGCCAGGGACTCACTACCTACAAGCGCTGCCGCGATGTCATCAAAAGCGCGCTGGTACAAATCCGCGATTTTGTGGATCAATCTTCTATCACCATGTCACAAGCAACAGACTCCCACTCCTCACTCGACTCCATCAGCGCCCTCGCGAAGACCGATCCTGAGATCGCGGCAGCCATCGCGGCCGAACATCATCGCCAGCTCGAGCACATCGAGCTCATCGCCTCGGAGAACTTCACCAGCCAGGCCGTCATGGAGGCCCAGGGCTCCTGCCTCACCAACAAGTACGCCGAGGGTTATCCAGGACGCCGCTGGTATGGCGGGTGTGAGTATGTCGATATCGTCGAGAGACTCGCGATCGAACGTGCCAAGAAGCTTTTCGGAGCCGAGCATGCCAACGTTCAACCCCACAGCGGTAGCCAGGCCAACATGGCCGTCTACTTCAGCGTCCTCCAACCCGGCGACAAAATCCTCACCATGGATCTGGCGCATGGCGGTCACCTGACCCACGGACACAAGGCCAACTTCTCCGGCAAGCTCTACGAAGTCACCCACTACGGCGTCTCGCAGACTGATGGCCGTATCGACTACGACGCCCTCGCCAAACAGGCCGAGGAAGTTCGCCCGAAGATGATCACCGCCGGCGCTTCCGCCTACCCTCGTGAGATCGACTTCGCACGTCTTCGCCAGATCGCTGATTCCGTCGGAGCCTATCTCTTTGTTGACATGGCGCATATCGCGGGACTTGTCGCTGGAGGTGTTCATCCGAACCCGGTCCCCCTAGCCGATTTCGTCACCACCACCACCCACAAGAGTCTGCGAGGCCCTCGCTCCGGACTTATCCTCTGCAAGGAGCAGTATGCGAAGAAGATCGATGCACAGGTATTTCCCGGTGTTCAGGGAGGTCCGCTCATGCAGGTCATCGCGGCCAAGGCCGTCTGCTTCCACGAAGCACTGCAGCCTTCCTTCAAGGAATACGCGAAGCAGATCGTCCTGAATGCCAAGGCCCTTGCCGCACGCCTCTCCGTGCTCGGCTACACGATCAGCTCCGGAGGCACCGACAATCATGTCCTTCTCGTCGATCTCCGATCGAAGGGCATCAATGGTCTCGAGGCACAGGAGGCACTTGATAAAGCGGCCATCACCGTCAACAAGAACGCCATCCCCTTCGACACCGAGCCTATCTCCAAGACCGGCGGCATCCGCCTTGGCACTCCGGCCATGACCACTCGCGGACTCAAGGAGGAAGAAATGATGCAGGTCGCCGACTTCATCGATACAGGCCTCAAGGCCCGGAACGATGAAGCTGCCCTTGCGAAACTCCGCAAGGAAGTCACAGCCTTCACGGGGAGGTTTCCGCTCCCCTGACGGGGAGGTGGAACGAAAGCTGATACCTGAAACTTGAAACCTGAAGGGGGAGGGAATCAGGAAACTGCCAATCCTCTTTTCCCTGACCTCTCTTGAATTGTTTCATCCTTCAGCCTTCAAGTTTCAGGTCTCATCCCTTTCTTCTCTAATACGTCTCTTCATTCAGCTTTCAAGTTTCAGGTCTCATCCTTCTCTTCCCATGTCTTCTCCAATAATCAACCCGCTCCGTGAGGGGATCGCCAACCGCATCTCGCCCGAGCCCTGCACGCTTGTCATCTTCGGTGCGACTGGTGACCTCACCCACCGCAAGCTCATCCCGGCGCTCTATAATCTGGCCGCCGAGGGAGCGCTACCACCGGCCCTCACGATCATCGGGTTTGCCCGACGAGAAAAGACCTCCGAGCAGTTCCGCAAGGAGCTAGAGGAATCGACGCGCAAGTTCTCCCGCACTCCGCTCAACGAAGAGCTCTGGGCACAGTTCGCCTCATCGATCATCTACCATCAGAGCCCCTTCGATCAGGCAGAGGGTTACACGACACTTGCCAAACAGATGGATGAGGCTGATCGCAGCCGTGGCACCGCTGGCAACCGCCTCTACTACCTGGCCGTCGCACCCGACCAGTTCCCGGTCATTTTAAGCCACCTGCGTGAGAGCGGACTCAGCACCGCGAATCCGGGAAGCTGGGCCCGCGTGATCGTGGAGAAGCCTTTTGGCAAGGATCTCAAGAGCGCACAGCTTCTCAATACCCTTGTCAGCGAGGTCTTCCCTGAGTGCGACACCTACCGAATCGACCATTATTTGGGCAAGGAAACCGCGCAGAACATCATGGTGATGCGTTTCGCCAATTCGATCTTCGAATCGCTCTGGGATTCCAATCACATCAGCCATGTCCAGATCACGGCGGTCGAGCCGCTAGGCGTCGAGGGACGCGCCGGCTACTACGATACCTCGGGGGCCATGCGTGACATGATCCAGAATCATCTGCTCCAGCTCCTCACCCTCACAGCCATGGAGCCGCCCACCAGCCTCAGTGCCGACGCAATCCGCGACGAGAAGGTGAAGGTACTCCGCTCCCTCCGACCACT from Verrucomicrobiota bacterium includes:
- a CDS encoding serine hydroxymethyltransferase translates to MKTILFVCTGNVCRSPMAEGLMKDLLGDRKDTIVLSAGMNAPQGAHASQPAVAALSELGIDLVTFRSQPVTEELLERCTHVFTMTRDHYRLIDLLFPEHSGKVRLLGEFTKIGGDVPDPIGQGLTTYKRCRDVIKSALVQIRDFVDQSSITMSQATDSHSSLDSISALAKTDPEIAAAIAAEHHRQLEHIELIASENFTSQAVMEAQGSCLTNKYAEGYPGRRWYGGCEYVDIVERLAIERAKKLFGAEHANVQPHSGSQANMAVYFSVLQPGDKILTMDLAHGGHLTHGHKANFSGKLYEVTHYGVSQTDGRIDYDALAKQAEEVRPKMITAGASAYPREIDFARLRQIADSVGAYLFVDMAHIAGLVAGGVHPNPVPLADFVTTTTHKSLRGPRSGLILCKEQYAKKIDAQVFPGVQGGPLMQVIAAKAVCFHEALQPSFKEYAKQIVLNAKALAARLSVLGYTISSGGTDNHVLLVDLRSKGINGLEAQEALDKAAITVNKNAIPFDTEPISKTGGIRLGTPAMTTRGLKEEEMMQVADFIDTGLKARNDEAALAKLRKEVTAFTGRFPLP
- the zwf gene encoding glucose-6-phosphate dehydrogenase; this encodes MSSPIINPLREGIANRISPEPCTLVIFGATGDLTHRKLIPALYNLAAEGALPPALTIIGFARREKTSEQFRKELEESTRKFSRTPLNEELWAQFASSIIYHQSPFDQAEGYTTLAKQMDEADRSRGTAGNRLYYLAVAPDQFPVILSHLRESGLSTANPGSWARVIVEKPFGKDLKSAQLLNTLVSEVFPECDTYRIDHYLGKETAQNIMVMRFANSIFESLWDSNHISHVQITAVEPLGVEGRAGYYDTSGAMRDMIQNHLLQLLTLTAMEPPTSLSADAIRDEKVKVLRSLRPLRGDDVFKHVVRAQYTAGLINGQPVPGYREAEGVPKDSTTETFVALQVNIDNWRWAGVPFFIRTAKRMPKGGTEIAITFKSVPPVLFNRSGEGLDENVLVIRIQPDEGISLRMSAKMPGSSLRIEPVKMDFHYGTSFGKATPEAYERLLLDAMSGDATLFARRDEVEEAWAFVDGIEEAWKTRSDDLAFHTAGSWGPAEAADLAARHGVTWRRM